AATATTCACATCgtcttaaatgtatttaatattagATTTCTGGAGGCCCCTCAACGTAATAAATCACAAATTTTGCCGCTATGATAAAAATTGATCTTCTATTAAACAGTCAATACTAAAGTCTCTGAAAATCCATGTTTTCCAGATGGTCACTATCTGAATGATTCATATATCACAACTGTTGTATGTAATCCATTCTGTTCTCTGAATGGATgtttagatgtgtgtttaagttgCTCTTCCTTTTAAACCTTTTCCCACACAACACGCACAGATGGGGTCTTTCCCCCGTATGAGTCATCCTGTGAGTCTCCAAGTCGCCTTTTCGATTGAAGCGTCGACCACAGTCGCTGCACTGGTGTGGCCGTTCCCccgtgtggattctcatgtgcaAAGTCAAAGTTCCTCTCTGCCTAAAGTTCATGCCACATTCCTTACACTGGAacgg
The Etheostoma cragini isolate CJK2018 chromosome 4, CSU_Ecrag_1.0, whole genome shotgun sequence genome window above contains:
- the LOC117942955 gene encoding gastrula zinc finger protein XlCGF49.1-like, which gives rise to MNGEGIKTSTPTVTRQNEKRNSNLRNRIRDNIGVNEDMNDLTGDRRHICPICAKRFKESSHLRDHVRIHTGEKPFQCKECGMNFRQRGTLTLHMRIHTGERPHQCSDCGRRFNRKGDLETHRMTHTGERPHLCVLCGKRFKRKSNLNTHLNIHSENRMDYIQQL